Proteins from one Mucilaginibacter jinjuensis genomic window:
- a CDS encoding RluA family pseudouridine synthase yields MTEEIDSYEQDEQDLYEHFRIIVDKGQSLLRVDKFLMSRIENATRNRVQNAIEQGNVLVNQKEIKSSYRVKPNDIISVVLPHPPRDTEVYPENIPLNIVYEDDDLLVINKPAGMVVHPGYNNYTGTLVNGLVYHFQQLPQLPGNDGRPGLVHRIDKDTSGLLLISKNERSMTYLARQFYDHTITRKYIALVWGDLEADGTVTGYIGRSVNDRRVMSIYDDPEKGKWSVTHYKVLERFTYVTLIECQLETGRTHQIRAHMKHIGHSLFSDAMYGGDKILKGTMFGKYKQFVENCFELMPRQALHAQTLGFKHPSKKEYMHFESALPEDFESVLNKWRKYIGTPADQNA; encoded by the coding sequence ATGACAGAGGAAATAGACTCGTACGAACAGGACGAACAGGATTTGTATGAGCACTTTCGGATTATAGTTGACAAGGGCCAGTCGCTTTTGCGTGTAGATAAGTTTTTAATGTCGCGCATTGAAAACGCTACCCGTAATCGCGTGCAAAATGCTATAGAGCAGGGTAACGTACTGGTTAATCAGAAAGAAATTAAATCGAGCTACAGGGTTAAACCTAATGATATAATATCGGTAGTATTGCCACACCCGCCGCGCGATACCGAAGTTTATCCCGAAAATATCCCGCTTAATATAGTTTATGAGGACGATGATCTGCTGGTAATTAACAAACCTGCAGGTATGGTTGTGCATCCGGGTTATAATAATTATACCGGCACGTTGGTAAATGGTTTAGTTTACCATTTTCAACAATTACCGCAGCTGCCGGGCAACGATGGCAGACCGGGATTGGTGCATCGGATTGATAAAGATACTTCGGGCTTATTGCTGATCAGCAAGAACGAGCGTTCTATGACCTACCTGGCGCGCCAGTTTTACGATCATACTATTACCCGCAAGTATATAGCCTTAGTTTGGGGTGATCTGGAAGCAGATGGTACCGTAACAGGCTATATAGGCCGCAGTGTGAACGATAGGAGGGTGATGTCGATATATGACGACCCTGAGAAGGGAAAATGGTCTGTAACGCATTATAAGGTTCTGGAGCGCTTTACCTATGTTACCCTAATTGAGTGTCAGCTCGAGACCGGCCGTACCCATCAGATCCGTGCGCACATGAAACACATTGGGCACTCGTTATTTAGTGATGCCATGTACGGCGGCGACAAAATATTAAAGGGTACCATGTTTGGTAAGTACAAGCAGTTTGTTGAAAATTGTTTTGAACTGATGCCACGCCAGGCCTTGCATGCACAGACTTTAGGTTTTAAACATCCATCTAAAAAAGAATATATGCATTTCGAATCTGCTTTGCCAGAGGATTTTGAGTCGGTTTTAAACAAGTGGAGAAAATATATTGGTACTCCGGCAGATCAAAACGCTTAA
- a CDS encoding DUF1343 domain-containing protein, with amino-acid sequence MNKIFSFIIALGLLSNASAAQHKKTTKYTSTHTTSSHKTSSHKSVSHKSVSHKSAKHKTTVHTNVSHTTYLPTHRVTHLHHYGLGGNPIPGADQTDQYLGYLQGKNIGMVVNQTSVIGKNLTPSPDSLLKLGVSIKKIFGPEHGFRGNNSDGATVNNDVDSKTGLPIISLYGKHNKPTAGDLKGIDLMIFDIQDVGARFYTYISTLHYVMEACAENNIELMILDRPNPNGYLVDGPVLDTAYRSFVGMHPVPIAHGMTIGEYAQMINGEGWLNNHVQCKLKIIKVANYNHKMGYELPVYPSPNLNSQQSIALYPSVCLFEGTVMSLGRGTDFPFTVVGHPGFKGTYKFTFTPVSMPGKSDNPPLKDRLCYGIDLQSYDTDLLRRSGKLNLNWLITLYKNYPDQTHYFNAYFTKLVGNETLRKQIESGLSEREIRQSWEPALSVFKQTREKYLLYQ; translated from the coding sequence ATGAATAAAATTTTCAGCTTTATAATTGCACTTGGCCTGCTTAGCAATGCTTCTGCGGCGCAACATAAAAAGACGACTAAATATACCAGCACACATACTACAAGCAGTCATAAAACGAGTAGCCATAAATCAGTTAGTCACAAGTCTGTTAGCCACAAATCGGCAAAGCACAAAACAACTGTACACACTAATGTTAGCCACACCACTTACTTGCCTACACACAGGGTAACCCATTTGCATCATTACGGCTTAGGTGGCAACCCTATTCCGGGTGCAGATCAAACTGATCAATACCTGGGCTATCTGCAAGGTAAAAATATCGGCATGGTGGTTAATCAAACTTCGGTTATCGGTAAAAACCTTACGCCAAGCCCCGATAGTTTGTTGAAACTGGGTGTATCTATCAAAAAGATCTTCGGCCCCGAGCACGGTTTCCGTGGTAACAACAGCGACGGCGCTACCGTGAATAATGATGTAGACAGCAAAACCGGGCTACCTATTATCTCACTCTATGGCAAGCACAATAAACCTACTGCTGGCGACCTGAAAGGCATCGACCTCATGATCTTTGATATTCAGGATGTGGGCGCACGTTTCTATACCTATATTTCTACCCTGCATTACGTAATGGAGGCCTGTGCCGAAAACAACATCGAACTGATGATCCTCGACCGCCCTAACCCTAATGGCTACCTGGTTGACGGACCTGTTTTAGATACAGCCTACCGCTCATTCGTAGGCATGCACCCTGTTCCTATTGCACACGGCATGACTATTGGCGAATATGCCCAAATGATTAACGGCGAAGGATGGCTCAACAATCACGTACAGTGCAAACTTAAAATTATCAAAGTGGCCAACTATAACCACAAAATGGGTTACGAGTTACCGGTGTACCCATCGCCCAACTTAAATTCGCAGCAGTCTATTGCACTATATCCAAGCGTTTGTTTGTTTGAAGGTACAGTCATGAGTTTAGGTAGAGGTACTGATTTTCCGTTCACAGTAGTTGGTCACCCGGGTTTTAAGGGCACTTATAAGTTTACCTTTACACCTGTGAGCATGCCCGGCAAAAGTGATAACCCTCCTTTGAAAGACAGGTTATGTTATGGCATTGATCTGCAAAGCTATGATACCGATTTACTGAGAAGATCGGGCAAATTAAACTTAAACTGGTTAATAACATTGTACAAAAACTACCCCGATCAAACACATTACTTCAACGCCTACTTTACCAAACTGGTTGGGAATGAAACGTTGAGAAAACAGATTGAATCGGGATTGAGTGAGCGTGAAATCAGACAGAGTTGGGAACCAGCTTTAAGCGTATTTAAACAAACAAGAGAGAAGTATCTCTTATACCAGTAA
- a CDS encoding ABC transporter permease, translating into MSFSSFIAGRISFKSKRTFSKLIVRIAIIGIMLGLGVMILSVAIVKGFKQEIRERVRGFSGDIQVIKFDNNNSYENSPFSNDQQFISHAKKSFNIANVMPFASKPGIIKANDEIEGVVLKGVDKTYDWTFLKKALETGSVMDFSDSADATKQIMISRYTADRLKLKAGDDMVMYFVQEPLRKRKFTIKGIFNTGVDEVDKTYVIADLSLIRRLNNWKPDDVGGFEVRVKDFEYLQEASNHLNDILPAKLRSYTVSETYPTIFEWLQLLDVNAQVMLVLMLAVAVINMISALLIMILERTSMIGMLKALGATNWTIQRIFLYNASYLIGVGLVLGNLFGLGLGWFQSKTHFFKLDQASYYMKFVPVEISAQDVLLLNAGTLTICLLVLIIPSLLVTRISPVKAIRFK; encoded by the coding sequence TTGAGTTTTTCATCATTCATAGCCGGCAGGATCTCTTTCAAATCAAAACGCACATTTTCTAAATTGATTGTGCGCATCGCCATCATCGGTATTATGCTGGGGTTGGGGGTGATGATCCTTTCTGTAGCTATCGTAAAAGGCTTTAAGCAGGAGATCAGGGAACGGGTTAGGGGCTTTTCTGGCGATATCCAGGTGATTAAGTTCGATAACAATAACTCGTACGAGAACTCGCCTTTCAGTAACGATCAGCAGTTTATCAGCCACGCCAAAAAGAGTTTCAATATTGCCAATGTAATGCCCTTTGCCAGCAAACCGGGTATTATTAAAGCAAATGATGAAATTGAGGGGGTAGTACTAAAAGGCGTTGATAAAACTTACGACTGGACCTTTCTGAAAAAAGCCTTAGAAACCGGTAGCGTAATGGACTTCAGCGATTCTGCTGATGCTACCAAACAGATTATGATTTCGCGTTATACGGCGGATAGGTTAAAACTGAAAGCAGGTGATGATATGGTGATGTATTTTGTACAGGAGCCCTTACGCAAGCGAAAATTCACTATTAAAGGGATATTTAATACAGGTGTTGATGAGGTTGATAAAACATACGTTATTGCCGACCTGTCGCTTATCAGGCGTTTAAATAACTGGAAGCCAGATGATGTGGGCGGCTTTGAAGTACGTGTAAAAGACTTCGAATACTTACAGGAAGCATCTAACCACCTGAATGATATTTTACCTGCTAAACTGCGCTCATACACTGTAAGCGAAACTTATCCTACCATATTTGAGTGGCTGCAATTGCTTGATGTAAACGCCCAGGTAATGCTGGTATTAATGCTGGCTGTGGCGGTAATTAACATGATTTCGGCCTTACTGATAATGATACTCGAGCGCACCTCCATGATTGGCATGCTCAAAGCACTCGGTGCCACCAACTGGACTATACAACGCATCTTCTTATACAACGCCAGCTATCTCATAGGTGTTGGTTTGGTGTTGGGTAATTTGTTTGGATTGGGTTTGGGCTGGTTTCAGTCTAAAACACATTTTTTCAAGCTCGACCAAGCATCGTATTACATGAAATTTGTACCTGTAGAAATTTCGGCGCAGGACGTATTGTTGCTTAATGCAGGTACTTTAACTATCTGCCTGCTGGTGCTTATTATCCCGTCGCTGCTGGTAACCCGTATATCGCCGGTTAAGGCTATCAGGTTTAAATAA
- a CDS encoding DUF3050 domain-containing protein — MMTPEQRIEQLKTAITPFREKLTNHPLYQQITSLDDLHVFMQHHVFAVWDFMSLLKSLQIGLTCVQLPWIPVGNANTRYLINEIVTGEESDVDQHGNRGSHFELYLKAMKQAGAASDAIDSLLFELSSGKFIDEALIIADIPVSARNFVQHTFEVINTNKPHLQAAVFTFGREDLIPGMFISLVKEINKQFPGKVDTFLYYLERHIEVDGDHHSHLAYQMTAELCGNDETKWAEAEVAVTEALQERINLWDSIYATVSKGEFV; from the coding sequence ATGATGACACCCGAGCAGAGAATTGAGCAGCTTAAAACAGCAATAACCCCATTTCGCGAAAAACTGACCAACCACCCATTGTATCAGCAAATTACTTCGCTTGATGATTTACATGTTTTTATGCAGCACCACGTCTTTGCCGTATGGGATTTTATGTCATTGCTTAAATCGTTGCAAATAGGCCTTACCTGTGTACAGTTGCCTTGGATCCCGGTTGGCAATGCCAATACCCGCTACCTCATTAATGAGATTGTAACCGGCGAAGAAAGTGATGTAGACCAACATGGCAACCGCGGCAGCCACTTTGAGCTTTATTTAAAAGCAATGAAACAAGCCGGTGCCGCAAGTGATGCTATCGACAGCTTATTATTCGAATTATCAAGCGGTAAGTTTATAGACGAGGCACTGATCATTGCCGACATTCCGGTTTCTGCCCGTAATTTTGTGCAGCATACCTTCGAGGTTATCAACACCAATAAGCCACACTTACAGGCAGCCGTGTTTACATTCGGTCGCGAGGATTTGATTCCGGGTATGTTCATCAGCCTGGTAAAAGAAATTAACAAGCAATTTCCGGGTAAAGTAGATACTTTCTTATATTACTTAGAGCGCCATATTGAAGTTGATGGCGACCATCATTCGCACCTTGCCTACCAAATGACTGCCGAACTTTGCGGCAACGACGAAACCAAATGGGCCGAAGCCGAAGTGGCAGTTACAGAAGCGCTGCAAGAACGTATTAACCTTTGGGATAGTATTTATGCCACGGTTAGTAAAGGGGAGTTTGTATAA
- a CDS encoding aminotransferase class IV gives MKPLFINFNGELIPADSKVLTVTNRSFRYGDGVFESMRLLKGQLQFPQLHADRLQAGMKALKMDGYSQMDDWFLKEKAADLAIRNKIKNGRIRLTVYRDAEGLYTPADNKASYCMELEPIEHDYYEMNNRGLIMDVFTELAKPLNYLSNYKTCNSLVYVMAGIYKSQNKLDDAFLLNQNGFLCEAISSNIFVWYNSHLYTPALSEGCVGGIMRQVVIDLALKLEIPVTEAQINPNILYEADEVFLTNATCGIQWVMGFGVKRYFNTLSKSLVDELNKL, from the coding sequence ATGAAACCTCTTTTCATCAATTTCAACGGAGAACTTATCCCTGCGGATAGCAAGGTACTTACCGTAACCAACAGATCCTTTAGGTATGGGGATGGTGTTTTTGAGAGTATGCGCCTGCTTAAAGGGCAGCTGCAATTTCCGCAATTACATGCCGACCGTCTGCAGGCCGGTATGAAAGCCCTTAAGATGGATGGCTATTCGCAAATGGACGATTGGTTTCTGAAAGAGAAAGCGGCCGATCTGGCTATCCGTAATAAAATCAAAAATGGCCGCATCCGCCTAACTGTTTACCGTGATGCGGAAGGTTTATATACACCAGCAGATAACAAAGCAAGTTACTGCATGGAGCTGGAGCCGATTGAGCATGATTATTATGAGATGAATAACCGTGGCCTAATTATGGATGTGTTTACAGAATTAGCCAAGCCGCTTAATTACCTATCTAACTATAAAACCTGCAACTCACTGGTATATGTAATGGCGGGCATCTATAAAAGCCAAAACAAACTGGATGATGCTTTTTTATTGAACCAGAATGGATTTTTGTGCGAGGCCATTAGCTCTAATATATTTGTTTGGTATAACAGCCATTTATATACCCCTGCTTTAAGCGAAGGCTGTGTAGGCGGCATAATGCGCCAGGTGGTAATTGATCTGGCCCTTAAGCTGGAAATACCCGTTACCGAAGCCCAGATAAACCCCAATATACTTTATGAAGCCGATGAAGTGTTTTTAACCAACGCCACCTGTGGTATACAATGGGTAATGGGTTTTGGTGTAAAACGCTATTTTAATACGTTGAGTAAAAGTTTGGTTGATGAGTTGAATAAACTCTAA
- a CDS encoding RNA polymerase sigma factor: protein MQNTRGIAEDELIRQCKKGSLKYQELLYKQYYGYAMGISLRYSFNRDDALEAVNDAFIKVFNNIGSYDQGKAFKAWLRAIVVNTSIDRRRKDMKHQLNLEINDSIQVYTTTNPAGRLDAADILKMMEVLPPIQRTIFNMYEIDGYSHDEIAETLEIPSSSSRVYLSRAKEKLRNIINAEAQQHER, encoded by the coding sequence ATGCAAAACACCCGTGGCATTGCTGAAGATGAACTGATCAGACAATGCAAAAAAGGCAGCCTTAAATACCAGGAATTGCTGTATAAGCAGTACTATGGCTATGCTATGGGTATCAGTTTGCGTTACAGCTTTAACCGAGACGATGCTTTAGAGGCTGTAAATGACGCTTTTATAAAAGTGTTTAATAACATCGGCAGTTATGATCAGGGTAAGGCATTTAAAGCCTGGCTGCGTGCAATTGTAGTAAATACAAGTATTGACAGGCGACGTAAGGATATGAAACACCAGCTAAACCTGGAAATTAATGACAGCATCCAGGTTTACACCACAACCAACCCGGCCGGGCGGTTAGATGCCGCTGATATTTTAAAGATGATGGAGGTATTGCCTCCTATACAACGTACCATTTTTAACATGTACGAAATTGACGGGTACTCGCACGATGAAATTGCCGAGACCTTAGAAATACCATCAAGCTCATCAAGGGTTTACCTGAGCAGAGCTAAAGAGAAACTGAGAAATATTATTAACGCAGAAGCGCAGCAACATGAGCGATAA
- the fmt gene encoding methionyl-tRNA formyltransferase, with translation MRIIFMGTPEFAVASLDALIQAGCEVVAVITAPDKPAGRGQKLNESAVKKYAVVNNIKVLQPEKLRDPDFLQELQALKADLQVVVAFRMLPEVVWSMPPKGTINLHASLLPQYRGAAPINWVVINGEKESGVTTFFLQQQIDTGNILFTEKVSIPEDFTAGDLHDKLMNKGAGLLVKTVKAVESDKYTEQPQEHLLEGAEPKHAPKIFKEDCKVDWNKPVEQVYNLIRGLSPYPTAFTELNGKILKIYTSTKEVATVDAIPGTYSTDNKTYLKFACTDGYIHVTDIQLEGKKRMGVEEFLRGVRL, from the coding sequence ATGAGAATAATATTTATGGGCACGCCCGAATTTGCAGTAGCATCTCTTGATGCACTGATACAAGCGGGCTGCGAAGTGGTAGCGGTAATTACTGCACCTGATAAACCGGCCGGACGCGGGCAAAAGCTGAATGAGTCGGCAGTAAAAAAATATGCTGTTGTAAATAATATCAAAGTATTACAACCTGAGAAGCTGCGCGACCCTGATTTTTTACAGGAACTTCAGGCGCTGAAAGCGGATTTACAAGTAGTAGTTGCCTTCCGTATGTTGCCGGAGGTTGTTTGGAGTATGCCGCCTAAAGGAACTATTAATCTGCACGCATCGTTGTTGCCACAATACCGTGGTGCAGCGCCGATTAACTGGGTAGTTATTAACGGTGAAAAAGAGAGTGGTGTAACCACCTTCTTTCTGCAACAACAAATTGATACCGGCAACATCCTGTTTACCGAAAAGGTATCCATCCCTGAAGATTTTACAGCCGGAGACTTACACGATAAACTGATGAACAAAGGCGCCGGTCTACTGGTGAAAACCGTTAAAGCTGTAGAGAGCGATAAGTACACCGAGCAGCCACAGGAACACTTACTGGAAGGTGCAGAACCCAAACATGCCCCTAAAATTTTCAAAGAAGATTGCAAGGTTGACTGGAATAAGCCCGTTGAACAGGTGTATAACCTCATTCGCGGCCTAAGCCCTTATCCTACTGCGTTTACGGAACTGAATGGTAAGATCCTGAAAATTTACACCTCGACAAAAGAGGTTGCGACTGTTGATGCAATACCGGGCACTTATAGCACCGACAACAAAACCTATTTAAAATTTGCCTGCACAGATGGCTATATCCATGTAACCGATATTCAGCTGGAGGGTAAGAAACGGATGGGTGTTGAGGAATTTTTAAGGGGAGTGAGATTATAG
- the mazG gene encoding nucleoside triphosphate pyrophosphohydrolase, whose protein sequence is MALTPPVTADTAGGSFERLVTIMNDLRANCPWDMKQTIESLRHLTIEETYELSDAILSNDMEEIRKELGDIMLHLVFYAKIGSETNDFNITDVLNGICDKLINRHPHIYSDTTVNNEDDVKRNWEQIKLKEKGNKSVLGGVPASLPALVKAARIQEKARGIGFDWENKDQVWEKVEEEIQEFKDEFNVPEGETIDAEKAEGEFGDLLFSLINYARFVDINPENALEKTNRKFIKRFQYLESKAKENNRQLHDMTLAEMDVYWNEAKKL, encoded by the coding sequence ATGGCGCTTACCCCACCTGTTACTGCTGATACCGCTGGCGGTTCTTTCGAACGTTTGGTTACCATTATGAATGATCTTCGGGCCAACTGCCCCTGGGATATGAAACAAACCATAGAAAGCCTGCGCCACCTCACCATTGAGGAAACTTACGAACTCTCTGATGCGATATTGAGCAATGATATGGAAGAGATCCGTAAGGAGTTAGGTGATATTATGCTGCACCTTGTGTTTTATGCCAAAATAGGATCAGAAACCAACGATTTTAATATTACTGATGTACTGAATGGCATCTGCGATAAGCTGATTAACCGCCACCCCCATATTTATAGCGATACCACCGTTAATAACGAGGACGATGTAAAACGCAACTGGGAGCAAATTAAGCTGAAAGAAAAAGGTAATAAATCTGTTTTAGGGGGAGTACCAGCCTCTTTACCGGCATTGGTAAAGGCTGCCCGGATACAGGAAAAGGCACGTGGTATTGGTTTCGACTGGGAAAATAAAGACCAGGTTTGGGAAAAGGTTGAAGAAGAGATCCAGGAGTTTAAGGATGAGTTTAATGTGCCCGAAGGTGAAACTATTGATGCTGAAAAAGCAGAGGGCGAATTTGGCGATCTGCTGTTCTCGTTAATTAATTATGCCCGCTTTGTGGATATTAACCCCGAGAATGCGCTCGAAAAAACAAACCGTAAGTTTATTAAGCGTTTTCAGTACCTCGAAAGCAAGGCCAAAGAAAATAACCGCCAATTACACGATATGACACTGGCCGAAATGGACGTGTACTGGAACGAAGCAAAAAAGTTATAA
- a CDS encoding outer membrane beta-barrel protein has protein sequence MSDKLDNDLKNRIREVFDHYEDDTANAGWELLRQRFPEEKRRRAIAWWWYSAAAVALLCLGTWFFYPQNTIQQTASNHKITGNNITETVPANTGEAVAVNKNTAAQSTSATTNTLTSDAANQQQDRVALNGKLNQVATTRNKKHIDKNSSQPINSSLYSASLNPSKQTAQGKHKIASSQAEIIIPEKVADNDLFEGAKTDKTAQSFTKVKPQPVAASQNTDVTDSVEMQAAKVAVAKQPEKATQVSVVVQKTDPVLKMIAADDARRQALAKNATTNKKSETAKSDKAVIMSLYAATYFNYAKGSQSQLGVGGGFSSDFRVSDNFKISTGISIGQNRLSYSSDNNIPQQISNQALAMVSRSASVMASYSLITSLKSAAPEVQSYNASLVGLDIPINIKYQFNPKKNDTYISAGISSGTYINETYHSAYTNGNNVYPSVNNSLSLNAVNNVAQQTQENTSSQHFGSFDFARTLNFSFGMGYPLGKNHLVIEPFLKYPLSGLGSQDIKFGASGINLKLSFSTSKK, from the coding sequence ATGAGCGATAAACTGGATAACGACTTAAAAAACCGCATCCGGGAGGTGTTTGACCACTATGAGGATGATACTGCCAATGCGGGGTGGGAATTGCTGCGCCAAAGATTTCCGGAAGAAAAGAGACGCAGGGCTATAGCCTGGTGGTGGTATTCGGCCGCTGCAGTGGCATTACTGTGCCTGGGTACATGGTTCTTTTATCCGCAAAATACAATACAACAAACCGCTAGCAATCATAAAATAACCGGCAATAATATTACAGAAACTGTACCTGCAAATACAGGCGAGGCTGTCGCCGTTAATAAAAACACAGCAGCACAATCAACATCTGCTACAACCAACACATTAACATCTGATGCGGCTAATCAGCAGCAAGATCGGGTTGCTTTAAATGGTAAATTGAATCAGGTTGCCACAACCCGGAATAAAAAACATATTGATAAAAATTCATCTCAGCCTATAAACAGCTCTTTATATAGTGCCTCTTTAAACCCATCTAAACAAACTGCGCAGGGCAAACATAAAATAGCCTCATCTCAAGCCGAAATTATAATACCCGAAAAGGTTGCGGACAATGATTTATTTGAAGGTGCAAAAACTGATAAAACAGCCCAAAGCTTTACCAAAGTAAAACCACAACCTGTTGCAGCTTCTCAAAATACAGATGTTACAGACAGCGTTGAAATGCAGGCAGCCAAAGTGGCCGTTGCAAAACAACCAGAAAAGGCCACACAGGTATCAGTTGTGGTACAAAAAACAGACCCGGTTTTAAAAATGATAGCTGCTGACGATGCCCGCCGACAAGCATTGGCAAAAAACGCTACAACCAATAAAAAGAGCGAAACAGCAAAAAGTGATAAAGCTGTTATTATGAGTTTATACGCAGCAACTTATTTTAACTATGCCAAAGGCAGCCAAAGCCAGCTGGGCGTAGGCGGTGGTTTCTCGTCCGATTTTAGGGTAAGTGATAATTTCAAGATCAGCACTGGCATCTCTATCGGGCAAAACAGGTTAAGCTATAGCAGCGATAATAATATCCCTCAGCAAATCAGCAACCAGGCATTGGCAATGGTTAGCAGATCAGCATCAGTAATGGCCTCGTACAGCCTGATAACGTCGCTCAAAAGCGCTGCGCCCGAGGTTCAAAGTTACAATGCCAGCTTAGTGGGCCTGGATATACCCATCAATATTAAATACCAGTTTAATCCCAAAAAGAATGATACTTACATCTCGGCAGGTATAAGCTCGGGTACTTATATTAATGAAACATATCACTCTGCTTATACCAATGGCAATAATGTTTATCCATCGGTCAACAATTCGTTAAGCCTTAATGCGGTTAACAATGTGGCGCAACAAACGCAGGAAAATACTTCAAGCCAACATTTTGGTTCGTTTGATTTTGCCCGCACACTTAACTTCTCGTTCGGTATGGGTTATCCACTGGGTAAAAACCATTTGGTAATTGAGCCTTTCTTAAAATACCCGCTTAGTGGTTTGGGTTCGCAGGATATTAAGTTTGGTGCAAGCGGTATAAATCTTAAACTTAGCTTTTCAACCTCCAAAAAGTAA
- a CDS encoding DUF6588 family protein translates to MKNKFLALTAFFLLAASITKAQNGFDELLKSGPADATKLVDAYGRPLFKGLGLGMNSGWTNTAQTNGLLHFDLRITATAVFVPQSDRTFDVTKIGLSNSVRPDNASNTIAPTFSGNTKTDGPLMNVYDNNGNKVTSFNLPSGQLSSVVPAPQLQLTVGLIQNTDVTVRAIPKVKVSDDIGSISMLGFGIKHNVMKDFFGSAGQIVPFDLALAFSYNKLNYNKSLNVQPENGAVPADAQQSNDFSGQAIDGHVNSFLFEAIFSKQILFFTPYIAAGYNTAKTDVSLIGNYPITSNTVPIVNQKFYTTYNNPVTINERSVNGMSAEIGFQLKLPIFRFYASYGVAASYSMVNAGIGFGI, encoded by the coding sequence ATGAAAAACAAATTCTTAGCCCTTACTGCTTTCTTTTTATTAGCTGCAAGTATTACAAAAGCACAAAACGGATTCGATGAATTATTAAAGTCAGGCCCGGCGGATGCCACCAAACTGGTTGATGCCTACGGCAGGCCATTATTTAAAGGACTTGGCTTAGGCATGAACAGCGGTTGGACCAACACCGCGCAAACCAACGGACTACTACACTTCGACCTGCGGATTACCGCTACCGCAGTCTTCGTCCCCCAATCAGACCGAACCTTTGATGTTACAAAGATTGGCCTTTCTAACAGTGTAAGGCCGGATAATGCATCAAACACCATTGCACCAACCTTTAGCGGCAATACCAAAACAGATGGCCCGCTGATGAATGTTTACGATAATAACGGTAACAAAGTAACCTCATTTAACCTGCCAAGCGGCCAGCTATCATCAGTTGTTCCCGCACCACAGCTACAACTTACAGTCGGCCTCATTCAAAATACCGATGTTACAGTTAGGGCAATACCCAAAGTAAAAGTGAGCGATGATATTGGTTCTATATCGATGCTTGGCTTTGGCATTAAACACAATGTGATGAAGGATTTTTTTGGCTCAGCAGGTCAAATTGTCCCCTTCGATCTCGCTTTGGCATTTAGCTACAACAAGCTTAATTACAATAAATCACTCAACGTACAACCAGAGAATGGTGCAGTGCCTGCCGATGCGCAACAATCAAACGATTTTAGCGGCCAGGCGATAGACGGCCATGTGAACAGCTTTTTGTTCGAAGCTATTTTCTCTAAGCAAATCTTATTTTTTACACCTTACATCGCGGCGGGTTATAACACCGCCAAAACAGATGTGAGTTTGATAGGCAATTACCCCATAACCTCAAACACAGTACCTATTGTAAACCAGAAATTTTATACCACTTATAACAATCCGGTAACCATTAACGAGCGAAGTGTAAATGGGATGAGTGCCGAAATTGGTTTCCAGCTTAAACTGCCTATCTTTAGGTTTTATGCCTCGTACGGTGTAGCGGC